The following is a genomic window from Spiribacter sp. 1M189.
GAAAATGCCGAGGGCGAGAATCATCAGCCCCAGAATGCCCGCGAGGTAGCGATGCACCATCTCGCGCCATCCCTTGCCGATATGCACCGGCGTATCCGGGAAGGCCTCGTTGGCCGCCGCGATGGCATCCGGCGTATTGGGGACATCCCATTGCCCGTAGCAACCGGGCCAATCCGGGCATCCGAGGCCCGCATCCGTCAGTCGTACCCAGGCGCCCAGCACCACCACGCAGAGCGTGACGGCCGTCGTCAGAAGGCTCAGGCGGAAAAACCAGGGATGGGCTTTCATTGGGCTGTGGCCTCCTCAAGGGCACGGCGCTCCGCCTCTTCCTTGGCCAGGCGCAGGAGTTTTTCGAGATCGTCCAGGAGTCCCGAGGCATCCAGGGGCACCGGATAGCGCATCACCTGATAACCGCGATAATCGACAACCTGGGCGGCGATCGGTTCACCGTCGTGCACGGCGAGCCGCTCCACGATTGCCGCGGGCGCCGCGAGGTTAAGGATCCCGGCGGCCGGTTCCACCACCGGTTCGAGCTGGTCCTGCGGCTGCAGAACGATCAGGCGGACACGCTCGATATCGCGATCGAGGGCGACGCGCACACGGTTCAATTTGTCGAGACGTTGCAGACAGGCCTCTCCACAGGCCTGCATCTGCGGCATGACCACCAGCCAGTCGCCCGCCAGCGTCGGCGCCGCCCCTTCCACGGCCTGCCACTGCCCGGGTTCGAGCTGCACCGGCGGCTGGACCAGGTCGCCATTGTTCGTGAATGTCCCCGGCCGCCAGTCGCTGAACACCATCACCATGGCAGCCACTGTCGGCAGAATGAAAATCGCGAGCAGTACAATGAGCTGCCAGCGGCCTTTGACCCATCCCATCAGGCGGCGCCTCCTCGTTTTTCGCGTCGCGTGTTCACGATCAGCCAGATCAGGGTGAGCGCCCCGGCCAGTGAAAACCACTGCACCGCGTACCCCTCGTGCCGTTCCGGACCAAAGCGCCAGGCGTCGCGTCCGGTCCGCTGCGCCACCACTTCATTGGTCAGTGGCCCCGCCACCAGCAGATAGTCGCTGAGGGGGTAGTCGAGCGTTGACTGCATGTAGTCGAAGTCCATGTACTGAATGCGTCTTGGCCACTGCGTCGGCTGATCCGAAGGATCTCCCAGTCGCAGGCCCACCGAGGGACCTCGACCAACCCGCCCGGTCACCCGCTCCTGCGGCTCGACGGGCGGGAGATCCGGCAGCGTCTGTCGATCACCGACGATGGGGACGAAGCCCCGGTCGACGAGGACCGCGGC
Proteins encoded in this region:
- a CDS encoding SURF1 family protein produces the protein MRFAGYVFAPRLLPTVAYLVLLVLLLTLGNWQLDRADQKRTALAERAAATRAPVVDLNEVAATLGTHEYRRVAASGTFDEAHQFLLDNRIQDGQVGYRVLTPLRLDDRDAAVLVDRGFVPIVGDRQTLPDLPPVEPQERVTGRVGRGPSVGLRLGDPSDQPTQWPRRIQYMDFDYMQSTLDYPLSDYLLVAGPLTNEVVAQRTGRDAWRFGPERHEGYAVQWFSLAGALTLIWLIVNTRREKRGGAA